The sequence below is a genomic window from Mycobacterium heidelbergense.
GTCACCTTCGCGCATCTCGCCGCCACGCGATGCACCGCGTGAACGTTCCGACCGGGCCCAATCCGCTCCCTTGACAGAGATGACCAGCAGTCAGCTGAAACGGCGAGCCAAGATCGTCGATGCGGTTATCGACATGGTCACCGAGGCCGGCGCCGATACAGTGCAGATGCGCGACGTAGCCCAGCGGTCAGGAATGGCACTGGCCACCGTCTATAAGTACTTCAGCTCCAAGGAAGACCTCTTAGCGGCGGCCCTGGACAGCTGGCAGAACCGGGAGGCTGAGCCGATCCTAAGCGGCGACGAACCGCCTGATCAGGACCCTGTGTCTGGCATCGTGGACTACTTGTGGCGCTCGCAGCGCTCCGCCCATGCCAACCCCGAGTTGACCGCACTGACGCTGCAGTTGACGATATCCACTGAGCGTGGGGCGAAAGCGGCGATCGACCACCTGATATACACGAACACCATGGTTTTCAAGCACTTCCTCGCCGATGTTGCGCCGGAAGATCTTCGGCGGGTCGGCTTTGGTCTCGGCAGCGCGTTTACCAGTTCGCTGATCTGGTTGCTCACCGGCAGAATGACTTTGGAGGAATCGCAAAGCCATGTCGAGTGGGTCGTGCGTGTCTTGCTCGGCGAAACACAGCAGCGCGTGCAAAAGCAGGTTGACATCGCTTCGCGCAAGCTGAGAGATCGATGAGCACTTCTCAAGTGTGCTCTCAAGGTGCCCACAAGGGCGCCTGCCCTGTGATTGGCAAATCGCACCTGCACTGATGCACGCTGGCAGAGACCGCCGCGGCCAAATGATCGAAGCCCACCTGTGACTTAGCCTGGTTGGACTTCACGATCATCGGGTAGCGCGACTTCAACGTGGCGCGGATCAGCGTCGCGGTCGCGGGTCTGGGTGTGTATCGCGTCGGTGGTGACGGTACCTGCCGTGGCAGGAGCTTCAGAATTGCCCGCACACAGGGTATTTCATTGCTCTTATCGGCGACGGCGAGCTGGTGCAGCACCAGCCAGGCACGGTGGGCGGACACCGACACCCGAGGAAGTGCGGCGGACCCTTAGCCGACGACTTCGCCCCAAGCCCCTGCAATTCGTTCTGCGCGTTTATTTGCTTTTCGCTTCGACAATTCTTCTGCTGTCAGGGAATTGCCGAATAATGCACTGGCATTGGAGTCTAGCGTCACTCTCGAGCAATGAATGTCGGCGACCATTACACGAGGGCTGCCATAGGGCTATCATTCCGGTATTAAGAGTAGAACACGGTTTTACTAACTTAAAGCCTCTATCCGAGCTAGCTGCGGAAATGCTACGATCAATCAATCCGAAATGTTTCACTTCGTCATCAATCGCCGGGGCGTTTCGGGGCTTACCAGGGGGACTCACACGTCAACCGGCCACAAGATTTAGTGTGTACTTTTCTGTTCAAGTCGCATAAATATGCAGGTCAAAGGTTTACATAGTCCCGTTCGACTGCGGCAACGTGACGCAAGTCAGGTTTTGAACCGCAATTCAAACACCATAATTCGATCTCCGTGTTCATATGATTTGTAGCTTTGGCGATTCTTCTACCGCCAGAAAATTGACAAGTCACGCGCGTCATTGGAACGCACCGTCTCACTCGAACAATGAATGTTGGTCGCGATTACACGCGGGCAGCGATGGCCGCGACAAAATTGAAACACTGTTCTAGGTACGGGCCCGCCACAGTCCTGGCAAAATTGAATCGCGGTTCTACGCATTGTCATGCGTATTATTCGGCGAGCATCAAGAAGAACCTTCTCAGAGCATCCCGGTCCTCGTCGTCGGGTCCGCGTTGGAGGTCGCATCGTCAAAAAGTCACCTTCACATGCCTCGCCGCACGGTGCACCGCGTGAACGCGCCCAGGTCGACCGGGCCCAATCCGCTCCCTTGAGGGAGATGACCAGCGGTCAGCTGAAACGGCGAGCCAAGATCATCGATGCGGTAATAGCCCTGATCGCCGACGGCGGCGCCGATGCGGTGCAGATGCGAGACGTGGCCCAGCGATCGGGAGTGGCACTGGCTACCGTCTATAAGTACTTCAGCTCCAAGGAGGACCTCTTAGCGGCGGCCCTGGACACCTGGCACAAGCGTGTGACCGAGCCTATCCTCGGCGCCGACGAACCGCCTGCTCAGGACCAGGTGTCCGGCATTCTGGACTACTTATGGAGCTCCCAGCACTCCGCCCACGCCAACCCCGAGATGACCGCACTGACACTGCAGTTGACGATATCCACCGAGCCCGGGGCGAAAGTGGCAATCGACCAGTTGCTACGCACGAACGCCGAGATTTTCAATCGTCTCGTCGACATTGTTGCGCCAGAAGATCTTCCGCACCTCAGTTTCGGTCTCAGCGGCGTGTTGACCGGTGCGCTGATCTGGTTGCTCACTGGCAGAATGACTTTGGAGGAATCGCTAAGTCATGTCGAGTGGGTCGCGCGTGTCTTGCTTGGCGGAACACAGCCGCGCGTGCGAAAGTAGCCGGCAATGCAAAACTCGCGGTAACCGTCGCGCGGTCTCCCAATGGGATCGGTCTTCACCACCAGGCAAGTGGCTTCACGACGCAACAACCCGGGAACCGTGATCCCGTCTTCTGCGGCTCGTCGCACCAGGCCGGCGTACACCTCGTCATCGATGTCGCGAATCTGCACAGGCTTAGGGCGCGCAGTAGGTTCGTCGGGGTAGGCCCCTGGAGCCACAGCAGCCACGCCAGCACCGCCAGAACTTGTCTGCGACTCGTCAACGTGCCAGCACATACGCCATCAAATTCCAGACAGCATCACTGCCTTGGGGCTCGTGACCAACGGTGCGCCTGGTTTTCGTGCGCTACACCCTCGATGAACTCCTGTCACAGTGCGATGCCTCAGCCGACCTCACGGCTGAGGATCGGGTTTGGCTCGATACCGACCAAGGCCAGATCGAGGGCAACCGGGCTCATCCCGAGCGCCGCCGGCCCAGGCCCCCGTGAGACGGCGCGTCCTGGGGCGCCATCGCTGGAAAACTGATTTCGTCGTTGGCGATGAAAGGTATACTTCTCCGCGCCTGTGGCTTCTGTTACCGGCGTGGCGTCTAAGCCACAAGAGCTGACCCGGGTGGTCGTGAACCACGGTTGGGCACAGGCGCGCGAATTGCTATGCGTGGTGCAAGAAGTCGTCGAGCCAGCGCGCAATCTGGCGCATACATTCTGGTTCGACGCCGCCAGCGCGACCGGTGATTCGTGCGTGGCTGTTCGGTCATCGCCCATGTCGCTCGCGGCAGCCGTAGTCGCGGCCCGGCGAGCCGGACATGGTGTGCCCAATCGCGATTGCGCGTTTTACCAGGGTTCAGGAGGCCAGTCCGAGGAACACCATCACCGACCGTTCGATGTCGTCCATAACCATGGTGGATACCCGACCGACCCGCACCCCGAGGTTCGACCGCCGGACCGTCGTAATCTTGTCGATCATGGCGAAGCTGGGCTGAGCAATTCCGGTGGTCGTCGGTATCGCGACCCGCGCTATCGGCGCATCCGCCACCGTCGTGGTCAGCGGGATGACCACGACGGACTCCGTTGCGGAGAACAAATCATCCTGAATGATGAGCGTCGGACGAGGATGGACGCCTGAAACGGTCCATAGCTCGTCGCGGCTCACTCGTGGTCGACCAGTTCCGAGATCGCCTCCACAAAGTCCATGTCATCGTTGTGCCGGTCGGCTTCGACAAGCGCCAGCGCTTCGCGATGCGCTTCTGTGGCAAACCGCTCCGAGCGGACGTCGGGCACCCACACTTGGTCTAGCGGTCTCGCCCGGAGTTCGTCGGGGCGCTGTTCGCTGGGCGTCGAGTCTGCGGTGGTAGCGGCGCCTAAGGCGAAAAGCCAGCCGTGACCGCAGGCTCGATGCCTCCAGCGCAGACTCGGCGCCAGCGGCGCCTGGTCACAACCCTCGACGGACGTACGGGCCAGACCGCTAGATATCGGAAGTGATGTACCGCGTCTTGACGGGAGGCGCGGCCAGCAGCGGCGGGAGCTCGGTCAGTTTTCCCTCGCCGGCCCGAAACGCGCGGTAGGCCTCGTCGTGCTCGACCGTGTCCCACAGTTCGTAGATGATCCAGTGCGCTTCGTCGTCCTCGTCGACGAGCACGTCGGTTCGCAGGTTCCCGTCGAACGCGCGGGTGACTTGCAGCGCCCGGCCCATCACCTCGCGCGCCGCGGGCACCGATTCGGGCTTGAGTTTCAGTTCGAGTATCACCGTGACTGGCATAGTCGTCTCCTCGATTGCGACGGCGATCCCAAGATAGCCGCCATCGGGCCGGGAGGGCCGGGCGGATTCCCACTACACGATCTGCGAAGGTGATAGCACTTTGGAAGGTCGCCTTTCGGCCGGCGCGCGGCCAGCAGGCAGCGAGAACGCAATTTCCACTTTTATCGAACGCTGTTGTACCTTTCAGTGAGCGCATTATTGCGTTGCGGACTGTGATGATCGCTGGAGGACACCTATGCAGAAGGCACTCGCCCCCGACATCTGCACCTGGCCCGACGAAAACCCACAGCTGATCGGCAGTCGATGCGGCGACTGCGATGCCACGACGTTCCCGGCGCAGCAATGGTGTCCGCGCTGCAGCGGCGGTGAGATGGCCGAGCTGCTGTTGCCGCGGCGCGGCACCCTCGTGGCATGGACCACCCAGGGCTTCCCGCCCGGAGCCCCCTATGCCGGTCCGACCGGCAAGGATTTCGTGCCGTTCGGCGTGGGCCTGGTCCAGCTTGGCGACCTCATCCGAGTCGAGGGGCGGCTGACCGAAAACGACCCGGCCAAGCTGCAATTCGGTCAGGAGGTCGAGCTGACCATGGTGCCGTTGACCACCGACGAGGAGGGCGCCGAGGTCATGACCTTCGCGTTCCGCCCGGTCTAAGGGAGGGGCCTCAGATGACTAACGACGTGGCCATCATCGGCGTCGGCCTGCATCCGTTCGGCAGGTTCGAGAAGACCGCGATGCAAATGGGGGCCGAGGCCATCCAGTCCGCTTTGAATGACGCCGGCCTGGGTTGGAAGGACATCCAGTTCGGCTTCGGCGGCAGCCACGAGGTGTCCAACCCCGACGCGGTCACCCGCCTCGTCGGGCTGACCGGCATCACGTTCACCAACGTGTTCAACGCCTGCGCCACGGCGGCCAGCGCCATTCAGCAGACCGCCGACACCATCCGGCTGGGCAAGTACGACGTCGGCATCGCCATCGGCTTGGACAAGCACCCGCGCGGCGCCTTCACCGACGACCCCGCCAAGCTGGCGCTGCCGCAGTGGTACGCGCAGAACGGGCAGTTCGTCACCACCAAGTTCTTCGGCATGAAGGCCAACAAGTACCTGCACGACCACAACATCTCGCAGGCCACCTTGGCCAAGGTGGCGGCCAAGAACTTCCGCAACGGTGCGCTGAACCCGAATGCGTTCCGCCGCAAGCCGATTCCTGAGGAAGAGATTCTCAACTCACCGGTGCTCAACTACCCGCTGACGCAGTACATGTTCTGCGCGCCCGACGAGGGCGCCGCCGCCGTGATCATGTGCCGCGCCGACATGGCGCACAAGTACACCGACAAGCCGGTTTATGTGCGCGCCTGCGAAATCCGTACCCGGCGTTACGGCGCCTACGAAGTGCACGCCACCTTCGCTCCGCTGGATGAAGACGTCTCCCCGACGGTGTACGCGGCCAAGGCGGCCTACGAGGCCGCGGGCATCGGACCCGAGGACGTGGACATCGCCCAACTCCAGGACACCGACGCCGGCAACGAGGTCATCCACATGGCCGAGACGGGCCTGTGCGCCGACGGTGAGCAGGAGAAGCTGCTGGCCGACGGCGCCACCGAGATCCACGGTTCGATGCCCGTCAACACCGACGGCGGGTTGATCGCCAACGGCGAGCCGATCGGCGCGTCGGGCCTGCGCCAGATGCACGAGCTGGTGCGTCAGCTGCGCGGCGAGGCGGGCGAGCGCCAGGTGCCCGGCGACCCGCGCGTCGGTCTGGCCCAGGTGTATGGTGCACCCGGCACGGCCTCGGCGACGATCCTGTCGACCTAGCGCGAGTCCCCCGCGCGAGCAGACGCAGAATCGCACTCACGCAAGGCGATTCGTGCGATTCTGCGTCTGCTCGCGGCACGACGCCACGCGGCGCTATGCCATACCTAAATCGCCGGGCCGAGAAGGTCGTCCGCGTCGCGGATGATGTAGCCGTAGCCCTGCTCGGCCAGGAAGCGCTGCCGGTGCGCGGCATACTCGGCGTCCAGGCTGTCGCGGGCGACCACGGAGTAGAAGATGGCGCCGCCGCCGTCGGACTTGGGCCGCAGTAGCCGGCCCAGCCGCTGGGCCTCCTCCTGGCGCGAGCCGAACGTCCCCGAAACCTGTACCGCCACAGACGCTTCCGGCAGGTCGATGGAGAAGTTGGCGACCTTGGACACCACCAGGGTGGGCACCTCGCCGCGGCGGAAGGCGTCGAAAAGCGCTTCCCGCTCCGTGGTTCGGGTCGAGCCCTGGATCACCGGGGCGTTCAGTTCGGCGCCGAGCTCGTCGAGCTGATCGAGGTAGGCGCCGATCACCAGGGTCTGCTCACCGGGATGCCGGCTCAGCACCGACTTGACCACGGCGACCTTCGAATGCGCCGTCGAGCAAAGGCGGTAGCGCTCTTCGGGTTCGGCGGTGGCGTACATCATTCGCTCGTTGTCGGTCATGGTGACCCGGACCTCGACACACTCGGCCGGCGCGATCCAGCCCTGCGCCTCGATGTCCTTCCAGGGCGCGTCATAGCGCTTCGGGCCGATCAGGGAAAAGACGTCGCCCTCGCGGCCGTCCTCACGGATCAGCGTGGCGGTCAGGCCGAGCCGCCGCTTGGATTGCAGGTCGGCGGTCATCCGGAACACCGGCGCCGGCAACAGGTGCACCTCGTCGTAGATGATCAGCCCCCAGTCGCGGCTGTCGAAGAGCTCCAGATGCCGGTACTCGCCCTTGGTTCGGCGGGTGATCATCTGGTACGTCGAGATGGTGACGGGGCGAATCTCCTTGCGCTCTCCGGAGTATTCGCCGATCTCGTCCTCGGTCAGCGAGGTGCGCGCCATCAGCTCGCGCTTCCATTGCCGGGCGGCGACGATGTTGGTGACCAGAATGAGCGTCGTCGCACCGGCCTTGGCCATCGCGGCCGCACCGACCAGCGTCTTGCCGGCACCGCAGGGAAGCACCACCACCCCGGAGCCGCCGGCCCAGAACGAATCCGCGGCCAGCTGCTGGTAGTCGCGCAGGTGCCAGCCGTCCTCCCGCAGACTGATCGGGTGCGCCTCGCCGTCGACGTAGCCGGCGAGATCCTCGGCGGGCCAACCGATCTTGAGCAGCATCTGCTTGACCCGGCCGCGTTCGCTGTTGTGGACGACGACGGTGTCCTCGTCGATCCGGGCGCCCAGCATCGGCGCGATCTTCTTGTTGCGGAGCACCTCCTCGAGCACCGCGCGGTCCAGGCTCACCAGGGTGAGGCCGTGCGCCGGGTGCTTGACGAGTTGCAGCCGGCCGTAGCGGGCCATGGTGTCGACGATGTCGACCAGCAGCGGCTGGGGCACCGCGTAGCGCGAGTAACTGACGAGCGCGTCGACGACCTGCTCGGCGTCGTGACCGGCGGCGCGCGCATTCCACAGCGCCAGCGGCGTGATGCGGTAGGTGTGCACGTGCTCGGGTGCGCGTTCCAGTTCGGCGAACGGCGCGATGGCGGCGCGCGCGGCGCCCGCCAGCTCGTGGTCCACTTCCAGCAGCACCGTCTTGTCGGACTGCACGATCAATGGTCCTTCAGTCATATGGTCCATTATTCAGTCGTCGGCCGACACCACCGATGTGATGCGGTGGATGGCGAAGTCGCGCAGCCGCCCGGACGCGGAATCGAAGGCCACCAGCTGCCCGCCCCGTATGGTGATCGGCGACACCACCCGCTGGGTTGCCACGCCGGCGGCGTCGAGGTAACCGATCACCAAGGTGTCCTGGTTCTTGGCCGCGCGCTGCAGCAGCGACATGGTGACCGCGGGGTCGACGCGGATGTTGCCGAACGGCGCGGCGGTCACCTTTCGCAGCACCGAGACGACGGCGTTCAGCGTCTCGCGGCCTGGGCGTGGCGGCGGGCGGTAAGGCCGGCGGCGCTGCGGCGTGGGCACTCGCGCTCCGCGAGGCCGGATGTCGACGATGGAGCCGGTCGAATCTTCAGCGGCCGGGGCGAAACCCGCGCCCCGCAACGCGACGAGCACCTCGGCGATCGGCGCGGGCGACACGGCCACCGTCGGCGCCAGGGCGCGCAGCTGCAGCTCGTCGGCGGCCGCCACCGCCTGGGCCAGCAGCGCCGGGTCCTCGCAGCGCACAAACGAGGCCGCCACGCCGATCCGCAGCTGACCGTGCCGACGCGCGACGTCGTCGATGAGGTAGGTGAGCCCTTGCGGCACAGGAGTTTTAGAGTGCCTACCGAAAAGCTCGTGCATCCAGTCGCGGGTCTTGCCGATGTCGAGGGCGTGCCGGATCGACTGCTCGCTGATCCGGTACACCATCGCCGTGCCGGCCGACTCGACGGTGGCGACCGTGGCCAGGTCGTCGGCGAGATCGCGTTCTAGTGGCCCGGGCACCACGACCGTCAGATCGGCCTGCACCAGGAAGTGGTCGATCGGTGGGGGCATCGCCCGGGCCATCGCCTGGGTCGCGGCGTCCGGGTCGCCGGCTTCGTCCAGCAGCGCGCGGCCGGGCGAGCTGATCGCGCCCCGCCCCACCAGTCCCAGCGCGTGGCTCTCGGCGAGCAGATCGGCCACGGGCGGCGGCTGCAGCCGCCTGGCCCAGCGCGGACGGCGCCAGATCAGCGCCGCCGACGCCGTGGTCGCGTCCACACCGGCGCCGGGCGGCAGCTCGGAGAGCATGCCCAGCAGCAGGCGGCGATCCAGCGGTGCGGCGGTCGAGTACAGCGAATCCGTCAGGGCGCCATATGGTTTGGCGTCAGGCCCGCGACTGCCGATCAACGCGGGGCGGCCCGGAAGGTCAAGCCAGGTGCTGGCCAACAGGTGCCAACGCTCGGCGGCGGACATCGCGGTGAACCGCTCGGTGGCCGGCGTCGGCGCCCAAAAGGGTCCGTCACCGCCCGCGGGCTCCGGATCGGGCATGCCGCTGGCGATCAATCCGGCCGCGGCCGCGAGTTCCAGGAGCAGGCCCAGCCGCGGCTCCGCGATGCCGGTCGCCTTAACCAGCCGCTTGACGTCGCGGACGCCCAGCCCGCCGCTGCGGAGCTCGGAAATCGGTGCGCCGCCCAGCGTTTGAAGCAGCAGGTCGAGCTCGCGCAGCAGGTCGATGACCGCCCCGGCGGCCACGGCGTCGACATCGTCGGCGGTGGTGGTCGATGCCACGGGGTCGGGTGCGGTCAGCTGCATGGGGCCGGGTCGCTCGCCGCGGAGCACCTGGCCGACGTGACGCGGCAGGATCACCGTTTCGGCGTCGATGCGCCGCAGCAGGCCCATCGCCAACAGCTGGGGCACCGGCCGGTCCGCCGGCGCACCGGGCGCGGCGTCACGCGTGCGGCCCATCGGCGAGCCCGCGAGCAGTTTGTCGAGCACGTCGGCCTGTGCCTCGTCGAGGCCGTCGATGAGGCCGGCGATCTCGTCGCCGGAGCGTGAGGCGTCCTCGAGCGTGGCTTGCCCCGGATGCCATGGCAATGCCGTGCCGGCGTCGGCGGCCACCCGGACCGCGGATTCGCCCCAGACCAGGGCGCGCTGCCTGAGGTCGTCGAGCGCACCGACCACGTCGGCTTCCGGAGCGCGGTCGCCGATGAGCGCCAGCAGCTTTGCGGTCGGCACCGGGTTTGCGTCGGCCTGCAGCACCAGCAGCGCGTCCAGCACCGCCAGCCGGAGGAAGTCGAGTTCGTCGGTGTCGGCCTTGACCGACTGTCGGGCCTGCGCCCGCGCGGCCAGCGCGGCGATGCTGCCGGGCGGGGGCTGGGCGAGGTCCGGCCGTAGTTCGAGCAGTCGGATCAGCCGCTCGTCGGGCAAGTCGGCCAGCCAGGACCCCAGCGGGATATCCGGGGTG
It includes:
- a CDS encoding putative quinol monooxygenase, with amino-acid sequence MPVTVILELKLKPESVPAAREVMGRALQVTRAFDGNLRTDVLVDEDDEAHWIIYELWDTVEHDEAYRAFRAGEGKLTELPPLLAAPPVKTRYITSDI
- a CDS encoding type II toxin-antitoxin system PemK/MazF family toxin; its protein translation is MSRDELWTVSGVHPRPTLIIQDDLFSATESVVVIPLTTTVADAPIARVAIPTTTGIAQPSFAMIDKITTVRRSNLGVRVGRVSTMVMDDIERSVMVFLGLAS
- a CDS encoding thiolase family protein; translation: MTNDVAIIGVGLHPFGRFEKTAMQMGAEAIQSALNDAGLGWKDIQFGFGGSHEVSNPDAVTRLVGLTGITFTNVFNACATAASAIQQTADTIRLGKYDVGIAIGLDKHPRGAFTDDPAKLALPQWYAQNGQFVTTKFFGMKANKYLHDHNISQATLAKVAAKNFRNGALNPNAFRRKPIPEEEILNSPVLNYPLTQYMFCAPDEGAAAVIMCRADMAHKYTDKPVYVRACEIRTRRYGAYEVHATFAPLDEDVSPTVYAAKAAYEAAGIGPEDVDIAQLQDTDAGNEVIHMAETGLCADGEQEKLLADGATEIHGSMPVNTDGGLIANGEPIGASGLRQMHELVRQLRGEAGERQVPGDPRVGLAQVYGAPGTASATILST
- a CDS encoding DNA repair helicase XPB, whose protein sequence is MTEGPLIVQSDKTVLLEVDHELAGAARAAIAPFAELERAPEHVHTYRITPLALWNARAAGHDAEQVVDALVSYSRYAVPQPLLVDIVDTMARYGRLQLVKHPAHGLTLVSLDRAVLEEVLRNKKIAPMLGARIDEDTVVVHNSERGRVKQMLLKIGWPAEDLAGYVDGEAHPISLREDGWHLRDYQQLAADSFWAGGSGVVVLPCGAGKTLVGAAAMAKAGATTLILVTNIVAARQWKRELMARTSLTEDEIGEYSGERKEIRPVTISTYQMITRRTKGEYRHLELFDSRDWGLIIYDEVHLLPAPVFRMTADLQSKRRLGLTATLIREDGREGDVFSLIGPKRYDAPWKDIEAQGWIAPAECVEVRVTMTDNERMMYATAEPEERYRLCSTAHSKVAVVKSVLSRHPGEQTLVIGAYLDQLDELGAELNAPVIQGSTRTTEREALFDAFRRGEVPTLVVSKVANFSIDLPEASVAVQVSGTFGSRQEEAQRLGRLLRPKSDGGGAIFYSVVARDSLDAEYAAHRQRFLAEQGYGYIIRDADDLLGPAI
- a CDS encoding antitoxin MazE-like protein, coding for MSSGLARTSVEGCDQAPLAPSLRWRHRACGHGWLFALGAATTADSTPSEQRPDELRARPLDQVWVPDVRSERFATEAHREALALVEADRHNDDMDFVEAISELVDHE
- a CDS encoding Zn-ribbon domain-containing OB-fold protein, which codes for MQKALAPDICTWPDENPQLIGSRCGDCDATTFPAQQWCPRCSGGEMAELLLPRRGTLVAWTTQGFPPGAPYAGPTGKDFVPFGVGLVQLGDLIRVEGRLTENDPAKLQFGQEVELTMVPLTTDEEGAEVMTFAFRPV
- a CDS encoding TetR/AcrR family transcriptional regulator, which produces MTSSQLKRRAKIVDAVIDMVTEAGADTVQMRDVAQRSGMALATVYKYFSSKEDLLAAALDSWQNREAEPILSGDEPPDQDPVSGIVDYLWRSQRSAHANPELTALTLQLTISTERGAKAAIDHLIYTNTMVFKHFLADVAPEDLRRVGFGLGSAFTSSLIWLLTGRMTLEESQSHVEWVVRVLLGETQQRVQKQVDIASRKLRDR
- a CDS encoding TetR/AcrR family transcriptional regulator codes for the protein MTSGQLKRRAKIIDAVIALIADGGADAVQMRDVAQRSGVALATVYKYFSSKEDLLAAALDTWHKRVTEPILGADEPPAQDQVSGILDYLWSSQHSAHANPEMTALTLQLTISTEPGAKVAIDQLLRTNAEIFNRLVDIVAPEDLPHLSFGLSGVLTGALIWLLTGRMTLEESLSHVEWVARVLLGGTQPRVRK
- a CDS encoding helicase-associated domain-containing protein, with the protein product MTDNTPDIPLGSWLADLPDERLIRLLELRPDLAQPPPGSIAALAARAQARQSVKADTDELDFLRLAVLDALLVLQADANPVPTAKLLALIGDRAPEADVVGALDDLRQRALVWGESAVRVAADAGTALPWHPGQATLEDASRSGDEIAGLIDGLDEAQADVLDKLLAGSPMGRTRDAAPGAPADRPVPQLLAMGLLRRIDAETVILPRHVGQVLRGERPGPMQLTAPDPVASTTTADDVDAVAAGAVIDLLRELDLLLQTLGGAPISELRSGGLGVRDVKRLVKATGIAEPRLGLLLELAAAAGLIASGMPDPEPAGGDGPFWAPTPATERFTAMSAAERWHLLASTWLDLPGRPALIGSRGPDAKPYGALTDSLYSTAAPLDRRLLLGMLSELPPGAGVDATTASAALIWRRPRWARRLQPPPVADLLAESHALGLVGRGAISSPGRALLDEAGDPDAATQAMARAMPPPIDHFLVQADLTVVVPGPLERDLADDLATVATVESAGTAMVYRISEQSIRHALDIGKTRDWMHELFGRHSKTPVPQGLTYLIDDVARRHGQLRIGVAASFVRCEDPALLAQAVAAADELQLRALAPTVAVSPAPIAEVLVALRGAGFAPAAEDSTGSIVDIRPRGARVPTPQRRRPYRPPPRPGRETLNAVVSVLRKVTAAPFGNIRVDPAVTMSLLQRAAKNQDTLVIGYLDAAGVATQRVVSPITIRGGQLVAFDSASGRLRDFAIHRITSVVSADD